In Solanum pennellii chromosome 3, SPENNV200, a single window of DNA contains:
- the LOC107013072 gene encoding protein NRT1/ PTR FAMILY 2.8 isoform X1 codes for MADEIINASHSSSEEEQEQNIAPKCCTRKKGGWTAIAFILGNESFEKLASVSLISNMTTYLRTKYNMGGVFLVNVVSIWSGCSNITPIAGAFLADAHLGRFLTLLFGSLASFMGMGMVTLTAGIDELRPPHCQGNARCEDPQKWQLGYLFAGLGFMAIGSGGIRACNIAFGADQFDTNTEKGRSQLKSFFNWWYFSFTIALIIALTVVIYIQTNISWFIGFLIPTCCLALSIMIFLMGRNSYIRLKPQGCVFIDMAKVINAACRKRHIHDLPTASSLYDPETRESENELSVLRHTDRFKFLDKAAVIVDPNSELNTEGVAKDSWRLCNVEQVERLKCVVGILPVWVAGITCFITMEQMNTFGVLQVIQSNTKVGNFMIPPGWMGLASMIALAIWIFIYECVYVPNASKISKKEARLSLQIRIKIGIIMAILCLLVAALVETRRRDLALKQGTFLSPLGIAYFLPQFILSGLTEAFAAVSVMEFLNNQVPETMRSVAGAIFFLSLSIASYLNTLIVNLVEILSRLHGGKRWLGGHDLNENKLERFYLLIAGLGILNFIYFHFFASRYIQSYEESKRRKTVLEDRVDAGYVDLPEKKP; via the exons ATGGCTGATGAGATTATCAATGCAAGTCATTCATCCTCCgaagaagaacaagaacaaAATATTGCTCCAAAATGTTGCACAAGAAAAAAAGGAGGATGGACAGCCATTGCCTTCATTCTTG GGAATGAATCGTTTGAGAAATTGGCATCGGTTAGTTTGATATCGAACATGACTACATATTTGCGAACCAAATATAATATGGGGGGTGTATTTTTGGTAAATGTGGTGAGTATATGGTCTGGCTGCTCCAATATTACCCCTATAGCTGGTGCCTTCTTAGCTGATGCTCACCTTGGCAGGTTCCTCACTCTACTCTTTGGTTCCCTTGCTTCTTTCATG GGGATGGGGATGGTGACATTAACAGCTGGAATCGACGAACTGAGGCCACCTCATTGTCAGGGCAATGCACGTTGTGAAGATCCACAAAAATGGCAGCTGGGTTACCTTTTCGCAGGTCTTGGATTTATGGCTATAGGTTCAGGAGGTATTCGAGCCTGCAACATCGCATTTGGGGCTGATCAGTTCGATACTAATACAGAGAAAGGAAGGTCTCAGCTCAAAAGTTTCTTCAATTGGTGGTACTTCTCATTCACTATAGCACTTATCATTGCCCTCACAGTTGTTATCTATATCCAGACAAATATCAGTTGGTTTATAGGCTTCCTAATTCCAACTTGCTGTTTAGCTCTTTCCATTATGATTTTCTTGATGGGTCGAAACTCTTATATCCGTCTCAAGCCTCAAGGATGTGTTTTTATCGATATGGCAAAGGTTATAAATGCAGCTTGTAGAAAAAGACACATTCATGATCTACCAACAGCAAGTTCCCTTTATGATCCTGAAACCAGAGAATCAGAAAACGAGCTATCGGTGCTTAGGCACACGGACAGATTCAAGTTCCTTGATAAGGCCGCGGTGATTGTTGATCCTAACAGTGAACTGAATACTGAAGGAGTTGCTAAAGATAGCTGGAGACTCTGTAATGTCGAACAGGTGGAAAGACTGAAATGTGTCGTTGGGATTTTACCCGTTTGGGTAGCTGGAATTACTTGTTTCATCACAATGGAACAGATGAATACGTTCGGGGTACTTCAAGTAATTCAATCCAACACAAAAGTTGGGAATTTCATGATTCCTCCTGGATGGATGGGACTAGCATCCATGATTGCCCTGGCTATATGGATCTTCATCTACGAATGTGTATACGTTCCAAATGCATCAAAAATCTCTAAGAAAGAAGCTAGATTGTCCCTCCAGATAAGAATCAAAATCGGTATTATCATGGCGATTCTTTGCTTATTAGTAGCTGCATTAGTTGAAACAAGACGGCGTGACTTAGCCCTGAAACAAGGCACATTCCTATCTCCACTTGGCATTGCATACTTTTTGCCTCAATTCATCTTATCAGGCTTGACAGAAGCATTTGCCGCGGTATCCGTCATGGAATTCTTGAATAACCAAGTACCAGAGACAATGAGAAGTGTAGCTGGAGCAATTTTCTTCTTGAGCCTAAGCATTGCCAGTTACCTCAACACACTCATTGTCAATTTGGTTGAGATTTTAAGCAGGCTACATGGCGGAAAACGGTGGTTGGGAGGTCATGACCTAAATGAAAACAAGCTAGAACGTTTTTACCTTCTTATTGCTGGATTGGGAATACTAAACTTCATATACTTCCATTTCTTCGCGAGCCGTTACATTCAAAGTTATGAAGAatcaaagaggagaaaaactGTGTTGGAGGATCGCGTTGATGCTGGATATGTCGATTTGCCAGAAAAGAAACCATGA
- the LOC107013072 gene encoding protein NRT1/ PTR FAMILY 2.8 isoform X2: protein MWFLTLLFGSLASFMGMGMVTLTAGIDELRPPHCQGNARCEDPQKWQLGYLFAGLGFMAIGSGGIRACNIAFGADQFDTNTEKGRSQLKSFFNWWYFSFTIALIIALTVVIYIQTNISWFIGFLIPTCCLALSIMIFLMGRNSYIRLKPQGCVFIDMAKVINAACRKRHIHDLPTASSLYDPETRESENELSVLRHTDRFKFLDKAAVIVDPNSELNTEGVAKDSWRLCNVEQVERLKCVVGILPVWVAGITCFITMEQMNTFGVLQVIQSNTKVGNFMIPPGWMGLASMIALAIWIFIYECVYVPNASKISKKEARLSLQIRIKIGIIMAILCLLVAALVETRRRDLALKQGTFLSPLGIAYFLPQFILSGLTEAFAAVSVMEFLNNQVPETMRSVAGAIFFLSLSIASYLNTLIVNLVEILSRLHGGKRWLGGHDLNENKLERFYLLIAGLGILNFIYFHFFASRYIQSYEESKRRKTVLEDRVDAGYVDLPEKKP, encoded by the exons ATGTG GTTCCTCACTCTACTCTTTGGTTCCCTTGCTTCTTTCATG GGGATGGGGATGGTGACATTAACAGCTGGAATCGACGAACTGAGGCCACCTCATTGTCAGGGCAATGCACGTTGTGAAGATCCACAAAAATGGCAGCTGGGTTACCTTTTCGCAGGTCTTGGATTTATGGCTATAGGTTCAGGAGGTATTCGAGCCTGCAACATCGCATTTGGGGCTGATCAGTTCGATACTAATACAGAGAAAGGAAGGTCTCAGCTCAAAAGTTTCTTCAATTGGTGGTACTTCTCATTCACTATAGCACTTATCATTGCCCTCACAGTTGTTATCTATATCCAGACAAATATCAGTTGGTTTATAGGCTTCCTAATTCCAACTTGCTGTTTAGCTCTTTCCATTATGATTTTCTTGATGGGTCGAAACTCTTATATCCGTCTCAAGCCTCAAGGATGTGTTTTTATCGATATGGCAAAGGTTATAAATGCAGCTTGTAGAAAAAGACACATTCATGATCTACCAACAGCAAGTTCCCTTTATGATCCTGAAACCAGAGAATCAGAAAACGAGCTATCGGTGCTTAGGCACACGGACAGATTCAAGTTCCTTGATAAGGCCGCGGTGATTGTTGATCCTAACAGTGAACTGAATACTGAAGGAGTTGCTAAAGATAGCTGGAGACTCTGTAATGTCGAACAGGTGGAAAGACTGAAATGTGTCGTTGGGATTTTACCCGTTTGGGTAGCTGGAATTACTTGTTTCATCACAATGGAACAGATGAATACGTTCGGGGTACTTCAAGTAATTCAATCCAACACAAAAGTTGGGAATTTCATGATTCCTCCTGGATGGATGGGACTAGCATCCATGATTGCCCTGGCTATATGGATCTTCATCTACGAATGTGTATACGTTCCAAATGCATCAAAAATCTCTAAGAAAGAAGCTAGATTGTCCCTCCAGATAAGAATCAAAATCGGTATTATCATGGCGATTCTTTGCTTATTAGTAGCTGCATTAGTTGAAACAAGACGGCGTGACTTAGCCCTGAAACAAGGCACATTCCTATCTCCACTTGGCATTGCATACTTTTTGCCTCAATTCATCTTATCAGGCTTGACAGAAGCATTTGCCGCGGTATCCGTCATGGAATTCTTGAATAACCAAGTACCAGAGACAATGAGAAGTGTAGCTGGAGCAATTTTCTTCTTGAGCCTAAGCATTGCCAGTTACCTCAACACACTCATTGTCAATTTGGTTGAGATTTTAAGCAGGCTACATGGCGGAAAACGGTGGTTGGGAGGTCATGACCTAAATGAAAACAAGCTAGAACGTTTTTACCTTCTTATTGCTGGATTGGGAATACTAAACTTCATATACTTCCATTTCTTCGCGAGCCGTTACATTCAAAGTTATGAAGAatcaaagaggagaaaaactGTGTTGGAGGATCGCGTTGATGCTGGATATGTCGATTTGCCAGAAAAGAAACCATGA
- the LOC107013072 gene encoding protein NRT1/ PTR FAMILY 2.8 isoform X3 has translation MGMVTLTAGIDELRPPHCQGNARCEDPQKWQLGYLFAGLGFMAIGSGGIRACNIAFGADQFDTNTEKGRSQLKSFFNWWYFSFTIALIIALTVVIYIQTNISWFIGFLIPTCCLALSIMIFLMGRNSYIRLKPQGCVFIDMAKVINAACRKRHIHDLPTASSLYDPETRESENELSVLRHTDRFKFLDKAAVIVDPNSELNTEGVAKDSWRLCNVEQVERLKCVVGILPVWVAGITCFITMEQMNTFGVLQVIQSNTKVGNFMIPPGWMGLASMIALAIWIFIYECVYVPNASKISKKEARLSLQIRIKIGIIMAILCLLVAALVETRRRDLALKQGTFLSPLGIAYFLPQFILSGLTEAFAAVSVMEFLNNQVPETMRSVAGAIFFLSLSIASYLNTLIVNLVEILSRLHGGKRWLGGHDLNENKLERFYLLIAGLGILNFIYFHFFASRYIQSYEESKRRKTVLEDRVDAGYVDLPEKKP, from the coding sequence ATGGGGATGGTGACATTAACAGCTGGAATCGACGAACTGAGGCCACCTCATTGTCAGGGCAATGCACGTTGTGAAGATCCACAAAAATGGCAGCTGGGTTACCTTTTCGCAGGTCTTGGATTTATGGCTATAGGTTCAGGAGGTATTCGAGCCTGCAACATCGCATTTGGGGCTGATCAGTTCGATACTAATACAGAGAAAGGAAGGTCTCAGCTCAAAAGTTTCTTCAATTGGTGGTACTTCTCATTCACTATAGCACTTATCATTGCCCTCACAGTTGTTATCTATATCCAGACAAATATCAGTTGGTTTATAGGCTTCCTAATTCCAACTTGCTGTTTAGCTCTTTCCATTATGATTTTCTTGATGGGTCGAAACTCTTATATCCGTCTCAAGCCTCAAGGATGTGTTTTTATCGATATGGCAAAGGTTATAAATGCAGCTTGTAGAAAAAGACACATTCATGATCTACCAACAGCAAGTTCCCTTTATGATCCTGAAACCAGAGAATCAGAAAACGAGCTATCGGTGCTTAGGCACACGGACAGATTCAAGTTCCTTGATAAGGCCGCGGTGATTGTTGATCCTAACAGTGAACTGAATACTGAAGGAGTTGCTAAAGATAGCTGGAGACTCTGTAATGTCGAACAGGTGGAAAGACTGAAATGTGTCGTTGGGATTTTACCCGTTTGGGTAGCTGGAATTACTTGTTTCATCACAATGGAACAGATGAATACGTTCGGGGTACTTCAAGTAATTCAATCCAACACAAAAGTTGGGAATTTCATGATTCCTCCTGGATGGATGGGACTAGCATCCATGATTGCCCTGGCTATATGGATCTTCATCTACGAATGTGTATACGTTCCAAATGCATCAAAAATCTCTAAGAAAGAAGCTAGATTGTCCCTCCAGATAAGAATCAAAATCGGTATTATCATGGCGATTCTTTGCTTATTAGTAGCTGCATTAGTTGAAACAAGACGGCGTGACTTAGCCCTGAAACAAGGCACATTCCTATCTCCACTTGGCATTGCATACTTTTTGCCTCAATTCATCTTATCAGGCTTGACAGAAGCATTTGCCGCGGTATCCGTCATGGAATTCTTGAATAACCAAGTACCAGAGACAATGAGAAGTGTAGCTGGAGCAATTTTCTTCTTGAGCCTAAGCATTGCCAGTTACCTCAACACACTCATTGTCAATTTGGTTGAGATTTTAAGCAGGCTACATGGCGGAAAACGGTGGTTGGGAGGTCATGACCTAAATGAAAACAAGCTAGAACGTTTTTACCTTCTTATTGCTGGATTGGGAATACTAAACTTCATATACTTCCATTTCTTCGCGAGCCGTTACATTCAAAGTTATGAAGAatcaaagaggagaaaaactGTGTTGGAGGATCGCGTTGATGCTGGATATGTCGATTTGCCAGAAAAGAAACCATGA